A DNA window from Mus caroli chromosome 8, CAROLI_EIJ_v1.1, whole genome shotgun sequence contains the following coding sequences:
- the Lsm1 gene encoding U6 snRNA-associated Sm-like protein LSm1, translated as MNYMPGTASLIEDIDKKHLVLLRDGRTLIGFLRSIDQFANLVLHQTVERIHVGKKYGDIPRGIFVVRGENVVLLGEIDLEKESDTPLQQVSIEEILEEQRVQQQTRLEAEKLKVQTLKDRGLSIPRADTLDEY; from the exons ATGAACTATATGCCCGGCACCGCCAGCCTCATCGAGGACATCGACA aaAAGCACTTGGTCCTACTTCGAGATGGAAGGACACTTATAGGTTTTTTAAGAAGCATTGATCAATTTG CTAACTTAGTGCTCCATCAGACTGTGGAACGAATTCATGTGGGCAAAAAGTATGGTGATATTCCTCGAGGGATTTTCGTGGTCAGAGGAGAAAATGTGGTCCTACTAGGAGAAATA GACCTGGAGAAGGAGAGTGACACGCCCCTTCAGCAAGTGTCTATTGAAGAGATCCTAGAAGAACAGAGGGTGCAACAGCAGACCAGACTGGAGGCAGAGAAGCTGAAGGTCCAGACCCTTAAAGATCGGGGCCTTTCCATTCCTCGCGCAGACACTCTGGACGAGTACTGA